CCGACGACAGGTCATAGCGGTGCGTATCGCCGCCGCCCAGCTTGATGGCCCGCTTCTCGAACTTTCGGAAGCCCGGCGTGGTCTTTCTCGTAGCGGCAATGCGTACTCCCGGAGCCAGCGCGACACACTTCGCAGTCAGGGTGGCGATGCCGCTCATCCGGCCGATGAAATTCAACGCGAGGCGCTCGCCCCGCATCAGGTCCCGGGCGCTACCCCGGGCTTCAAGCACGATATCGCCTTTTTTAACCGGCTGGCCATCGACGAAATCCGATCCGGCGGCAAGGCCGAGGTGGCGGAAAATAGCGCAGGCTTCCTCCAGGCCGGCGAGCACGCCGTCCTCCTTACAGATGATCCGGCCGAAAGCCTCTACTACGGGTACGATCCCATTCGAGTCGTCATCGTCGCCGAGGTCTTCGCCAAGGTACGCGTCCAGTTCTCCCGCCGTCAGCATCGTTAGCACCGTAAATCATTTGAGCAA
Above is a window of Methanocella sp. DNA encoding:
- the nadC gene encoding carboxylating nicotinate-nucleotide diphosphorylase — protein: MLTAGELDAYLGEDLGDDDDSNGIVPVVEAFGRIICKEDGVLAGLEEACAIFRHLGLAAGSDFVDGQPVKKGDIVLEARGSARDLMRGERLALNFIGRMSGIATLTAKCVALAPGVRIAATRKTTPGFRKFEKRAIKLGGGDTHRYDLSSAVMIKDNQIRIMGLEDAIKVAKRAASFTKKIEVEVESLEDAEKAAKLGADIIMFDNMKPPTIKKGVKLVKSIDNHILIEASGGISLSNISGYAKTGVDVISLGALTRDAHWLDFSMDIQL